From the Kribbella sp. CA-293567 genome, the window GACTCCGCGAGGATCCGCTCGGGTGACGCGAGTTCGATGTCCAGTCCGAGGAAGGCAGCCCGGGCGATGAAGCTCTTGGCGTGCGCGTCCTCGATGTCGTAGACCAGCACCTGGTTGATGTCCATCACCAGGCTCAGGCCGTGGAGCTGGGTGACGGCTTGGGCGCCGGTGCCGATCAGGCCGACGACCTGGGAGCCGGGGTGTGCGAGGCGGCGGGTGGCGACGGCGCTGGCTGCGCCGGTGCGGAGCGCGGTGAGCAGTACGCCGTCGGTGAGGGCGACCAGCCGGCCGGTGTTGTCGTCGATCCGCGAGACGGTGCCGAGGATGGTCGGCAGGTCGTGGTCGTTGACGTTGCGCGGGCTGTAGGAAACGGTCTTGACGGTCACCCCGAGATCCGGGTCCCGATGAGGCATGATCTCGACGACCCCTGGGATGTCACCGGTCCGGGTGAAGCCGGTACGCATGGGCGACTCGGCGCGGCGGCCGTGGCCGAGCTCGGTGAAGCCTTCATCGAGCGTCGCGATCAGGCGCTGCATCAGCGCATCCCGTCCGACGACGTTGAGCAGCCGCACCATGTCGTCCTGGCAGAGCAGCCAGGTGTCCATCAAGATCACTCCTCTGGTTGGTGTCGAAAGTCAGGACGCCCGGCGAGCGGCCAGGGCGCGCAGAGCGACCTTGTCCGCCTTGCCCACCGGGGTGCGGGGCAGTTCGGCAACCGGCACGAGTTTGTCCGGGATCTTGTAGGTGGCCAGACCGCGGTCGCGCAGGAACGCCTTGAGGGCAGGCAGTTCGATGCTCTCGTCCCGCAGTACGACGAAGGCGTAGGTGCGCTCGCCCAGGGTGGCGTCCTCCACCCCGATCACGGCAGCGTCCCGGACACCGGGGTGCGCGACCAGTTGCTCCTCGACGTCCTCGGCGGGGACCTTGTCCCCGGCCCGGTTGATCACGTCCTTGAGCCGGCCGACGACGACGATGTTCCCGTCCGGCGCGCGCCGGACCAGATCCCCGGTCCGGAAGAAGCCGTCCGGGGTGAAGGATCCGAGGTTCTGCTGCTCCGCCCGGTAGTAGCCACGGATGGTGTAGGGGCCGCGGGCCACCAGCTCCCCGTCGACCCCGTCCGGTACTTCGTTGCCTTCGTCATCGATCACGCGGATCTCGTCGTCGGCGGCGATCGGGCGGCCCTCGGTGTTGAGGATGACTTCGTCGGGGTCGTCGAGCCGGGTGTGGGTCAGCAGGCCCTCGCCGACCCCGAACCACTGACTCAGCTCGCAGTTCAGGAACTTGCGCGCTTCCTC encodes:
- a CDS encoding ornithine cyclodeaminase family protein, which encodes MDTWLLCQDDMVRLLNVVGRDALMQRLIATLDEGFTELGHGRRAESPMRTGFTRTGDIPGVVEIMPHRDPDLGVTVKTVSYSPRNVNDHDLPTILGTVSRIDDNTGRLVALTDGVLLTALRTGAASAVATRRLAHPGSQVVGLIGTGAQAVTQLHGLSLVMDINQVLVYDIEDAHAKSFIARAAFLGLDIELASPERILAESDVLCTATSVPVGQGPVFADGNHLPHLHINSLGADEIGKTELPVSLLRRALVCVDHREQARQEGECQQLAEDEIGPSLAYLCAHPEEWAHHRESLTVFDSTGVAFEDHLALDVILAAAEEHGLGTKVSIECHPDDVLDPYSLRGYVPATPQLTH